The Fibrobacter sp. UWB5 genomic sequence TCGCTCTAATTATCCTCTTTATGGTTGCGGTAACACCCAGACTCCCGAATACGGCGTTGCGGTTGGTGTGAATGGTTATCCGCACGATATCAAGACTCCCTCGGGCGCCGAGTCGACGACGCCTGACTATGTGCGTAGCGTGATTGACCAGACGGGTTACGCTTGGTACGGTGAATTCAAGGATTGCGCTTACGATGCAAAGTTGAACCCGCTTGGCCTTAAGGTGATGCGTGGCTTGGTGGCAGACCTTTGTTCCGATGCGTCGGGCACTTGGAGCGCCAAAATGAAGGATGACCAGAAGTCTTGCTCTAAGACATGTAAGACTCACTCCTGGTCTCAGATTGTCTATACGACTCCGGGCATGGTGAAACAGAAGCTGGTCTTCCCGCCTGATCCGGGTAATTGCAGTGCCGATGATCCGAGCAAGTGCGCCCTCGACATGTATGAACCGATTATTGAGAAAAATCGTCCTGCTTGCGATAATGGTTATTTTGAACAGTGGTATTTAGATGTCCCTGGCACGAATATGCGCACGAATACCATTTTGACCTTGGACAAGGATGCTGCTGATCCTGCTTACTTTGAAATTGACAGGAACTGGAACAACGGCGGCTACTTCCCGTTGGATTCCCTGGATGACAACCAGCTTCGCGTCATGAATAATAATGCGCTTGTTTTCCCGTTCATGAAAGAAAATCAGTTCGGCCCGCAGTCGCTGTCTATTTTCTGTCCGCCTTATAGTTACCAGTGGGCAAGCTCCCAGACCGATTACTTGGGTAGCGAAACGTCAGCCCTTTGCGATGCATGGCTTGCCAGTGGTGGCCCGAAGAACCCGGATGCTGCAATTGCTGCCGCATTGAGTGGCGCCGGAAAAAATGGTAACATGGGTCTTCGCCACTTGCGCAATTACGGCTTTACCATGATGGGTTATGCCGCATTCAAGTACAAGAAGGGCAAGAAAGAAGTCTTTAAGTTCACCGGTGACGATGACATGTGGATCTTCGTGGATGGCGTGTTGGTGGTTGACCTTGGTGGTACTCACCTTGCTGCTGCCGGTACGGCCGATATGGACTACCTGTCTCAGATGGGTCATGGTTGCCATGCAGGCGATCCGCTGTTCGACTCTTGCGCCGTGAAGCTTGCTTCTGATGGCTCTTGGCTGGATGAATCCTGGCACCATCTGCACTTCTTCTATGCAGACCGTCAGTCCGATGGTTCTAACCTGCGTATCCGCAGCTCCCTTTCTGAACTAGCCCCGTCTCGCTATGGCCAGCCCGCTATCGGTAGCGTGTCTGCAAAGCTTGACTCTAACGGCAACCAGACTGTGACCATGTTCTTGAATACGACTTTGAACCCCGAGACGGTTCAGAATCTTGCCACGTTTGGATCGACTGTGCCGGCTATTATTGTGATGCGTACAGAGACGGATCCGGCAACGGGTGTCAAGACGACCAAGACTTACGGTTACTATGTTACTAGCGTCAAGGAAGGTGCTAGCATGGGTTCTGCCGGTGTGCAGTATACCTTTGAAGGTGTCTTGATGGACGAAAACGGTCAGATTGCCGAGAACCCGATTATTGTGGGCGGCGACAAGATAGCGTTTAACTCTCCCTATGATCAGGAATTTGTGAATAGTGATGAATATGGAATCCAAAAAGCGGACTATGCGGCTCAAGGTGTCGATGAGGCTACCTGGAATTCCTTGATTGCTTGGAACAAGAAGATGACCTTCAAGATCACTTCTTCTTCGGGTAAGTCCGTGGTGGGTTATCCGGATACTCCGGAAGATTGGCCGAATGCTGAATTCAGAGCTCCGACCATTATCTCTCCGTTCGTGTTGGATTCTGCAATCGTTCGCCCCGACTTTACCAACCAGGCAAACATTCTTACCAATATTGCCGAAAGCCACGATGGCGAACTGCCGTTGGACTACACTGGCGACCTCTTGTTCACCTCGGTGCCGAGTGGCGTGGGTAAGGACAACAACCCGCTGGCCCTCACGAGCGATGAAAAGAAGCTGTTCTCTCAGACAAGTGCCGATGGTTCTGTGAACGGTGTGACTAAGGCATATGTGGGTGGCAAGGAATCCGCAACTTCGATGTGCTATTCTGCAAATGGAACGGAAAGCTGCTTCAGCGTTTCTTACCCGGTGATGGGCCCGTTCCGCATCAACGTCCGCGTGTTTGACCACCTTGGTCACTTTGTGAGCCAGTACCAGAAGAGCATGAACGAAGATCAGTTCCATGCCGCTTTGGGTGCCGCTCAGGGTAGCTGTGATGATGGTTCTAAGTACTATGGCGAAACCGGTGCAGGCTTTATCTCTGTTAAGATGTATCCGGTGTCCCAGAACGGTAGAGCCGTTGCTACGGGTCCCTACATTTATCAGGTGACCTTCATTCAGGAAGCATATCGTCCTTGCATTAAGTCCGGTAACGGCACTTATGCCCAGACGGTTTACTACTCTCGTACTTCTGAAACTTACAGACGCGGCTACAAGCGTGCCAAGAACAAGTAGTAGGCGCTTCTCATAAAAGATTTAAAGCCTCGGCGAAGCCGGGGCTTTTTCGTATTTGTTCTCGAATAATTCTCGAGTAGGCGATGTGCGAGCGTGATGCCGGTTAGTTGATGCGGCCGATGAGGGCGAAGGGTTCGGCGTCCGTGATGGTGACGGTGAACCGTTCGCCCGGTTGTAGCGGCCGGTCGCTAGTGATAGCGACGGGGCGGTAGGCGGCGTTGCGGGCGATGTAGGTGCCCTTGCGGTAGCCGGGCTTTTCGATGACCACGGTTTCGGTTTGGCCAATCCAGCGGGCGTTATTTTCGGCCGCGATGCGCTGGAAGGCTTCGGCAAGGGCGGCAGAACGAATGTGCTTGACTTCGTCGGGAACGGCGCCGGCCATGTTGTAGGCGGGCGTGTTCGGGCGGGCTACAAAGCGAGTGATATTGCAGACCGTCGGGCGTGTCTTTTCGAGAATGTCGAGCGTGCATTGGAAATCCTGTTCCGATTCGCCGGGAAATCCGACAATCATGTCGGTGCTGAGCGTGAATAGCGGAAACTGGTTGAATGCTTCGGCAAGCATCACGTAGTCGTCGGCGGAATGCTTGCGGTTCATGGCCTTGAGAATGTTTTCGCTACCGCTTTGCACGGGCAGGTGAATGAACTTGTAGACGCGTTCGTCTTTAAAACATTCGATGAGCTTGTCCAGGTAAAGCATCATGTGGCGCGGGTTTCCCATACCAAGACGAATCTTGTAGTTGCCGGGGATTTCTTCTAAAATCTGCTGTACCAGTTCGGCTAGGTTGGTGCCGGTATCGAATCCGTAGCAGCCGCAATCTTGTCCGGTCAGCTGGATTTCGACACAGCCGTCGTTTACAAGGCTTTTTACTTGTTGGATAATGTCTGCGGCAGGGTAGCTGTGCAAACGGCCCTTGACGAGCCTCGTAGAGCAATAGGCGCATGCATCCAAGCAACCTTCTTCGATGTTGACGATCCCTACCAGCGACGATTCTCGCAGCGTCTTGTTCCCGTCCCTGTCACCCTGAACTCGTTTCAGGGTCAGCTTTCCCTGCCCGAGTTCCTTCAGGCTCGTATATAAGATCTTATCCGTTATCTTTGATGCTTCTTCACGGAAATCTTTCGGTGCGCAGCCTGTAATGAAAATCTTGGCGTCGGGGGCGCTGCTTAATGCTTCGCGCAGCAGCTTTAACGCTCCTGCGTTTCCTTTGACGGTGCAAACGTTCAGCACGAATGCCTGGGGCTTTTGCGCGTCGCTTGCTTTGACTTCGGGCATTCCAAAGACAATGTGGTATTCGTCAGTGAATACTCGCGCAATCTTTTCGCCGTCGCCAAAGTTGGCTGCGCAACCTTGGCTAATCACAGCGAGCAGCGGCTTGTTGGGGGCGCCTTCCATCGCTTTACCGATCGAATTTTTCCAGAGTGATTCCCTGGTAGTAATGGCTCAAGATTTCTTGATAGCTTTGCCCGGCCTGCGCACGTGCCCGCACTCCCATTTGGCACATGCCCACGCCGTGCCCGAATCCGGTGCCGGTAACAACCCATTCCTTGCCTTCTTTCTTTACGGTAAAGAAGGAGGACGGCAGAATCGTGCCGGCCTTCTTGAATAGCCAGCGGGTGCGGTCTGTCAGAACGTCAAAATATCCCTTGTCGGTTTCGACGCGGAGCGTCATGATTCGACCGCTTTTTAACTTGTCTTTAATCTTGATGGATTTGACCTTCTTGAAATCTTTTCCGTTTGTACTGCCAAATACGGCCTTTGCTTCGGTGGCGTTCGTCTTGAACAGCTTGGCGATTTCCTTGTCGGCAAAACGACGTTCCCACTTGATGTAGCTGGACTCATCGCACCAGGGTTTGCCATTGGGGCGCATGTCTGGTACAGATTTCAGGTAGGGAAGGTCGGCGCGGTTCCAGGTAGCGAGCGTTTCGGTAACGCCACCGCATGTAGAATGGTAGTAGGCGATAATGAATTCGCCGCCATAAGTCATCACCACGCCTGCGGTCGCCTTGACGGCGGCATCGGTCAAGGGCGTTGCCGATTCTAGACCCTTGTACACTTGGTCCTTGGTGTCGGCGTATACGTCAAAGCCTACGGATTCGCGGCTGTTAAAATGCTTGTAGGCGTAAGTGCGTGCGGCTACCGCTTGCGCCTTTAAGGCTTCGATACGGCTGCTGTCCAGCTTGCCGATTTCGTAGGGAATCACTCCGCGCAAGTAGTCTTCGACATCCACCGAATTGATAGCGTCGAGCTTGCCGTTTGTATTGCGGAACATGATGCTTCCGGGGTAGCATGCCTTGCCGAGGCTTTTCTTGTCGGCGGCAACGGCGAGGCATCCGCCATCTTCGCTGTTGAATTCGTGGGCAATGTCTTCGGTGGAATTGCCGTCGGCCTCAAAACGCACCATATTGCCGTGCGGCGTGACGCGTACGGTTTCGCCTTGGTATTTCAGGAAGAGTTCCTTGACGCCGGTGTAAATGCCTACGCGAAGCGGGCGGTCCAATTCTTCGGGAATCAAGTGTTCTTTGAATGCGGCCGGCACATCGGTTACAGATGCTTCTGCTACAGGTGCTTTTTGTTCCACCTTCGGTTTGCTTTCGCTTTTAACGGCGGGCTTCGCTGTTACCGGAGGTTCTTCTGGAGGAGGCGGCAAATAGCTATCGGCAATCGCCTTTGCGGACTTGCTGTTCAGAGGCGTCCGTTTCTTCTTTTCCTTATAAGAAGAGTCGCTCTTTGCAGAGGCTGCAGGAGCGACCTTTTTAGAACTAATGTTTTCGGGACTATTGTTGGCGGGCGCAGGCTCGCTTGTCGTCGTCTCTTCAATGGGCGCGAAATTTACAGGACCGTCCGTAATTTCTTCGGCGTTCGCCGGTACTTCAGCTTTTTGCACGTCATCGGGTAAGTCGAAATCATCGTCTGCAAGAGCAAACGATGCGCAGAAAGCAAGAATAGGGAGAATGAATAAAGAAGAATGAAAAATGGATTGCTTCGTCGCTTCGCTCCTCGCAATGACGTTTTTGCAATCCATTCTGAATCCTCTAAGTTCTGCCAACTAAGTTCTAAACTCTATCTTTTCTTCAGCTTCGCCTGCGTGTCCTTCGCCATTTTGCGCAGCTTAGACTGGTTCATGGTGCGGTCGGCAGTCGAAATCTTGTCTACGAACAAGTCGCCGTTCAGGTGGTCTGTCTCGTGCTGAATGCAGCGGCCAAAGAGACCGTCGCAGTCATGCAGTTCCTGGGGTTCGCCGTTGATGTCGAAAAAGCGTACGCAAACTTTATCGGGGCGAATCACGTTGCAGAAAATGTCCGGCACAGAAAGGCAACCTTCATCGTAAGGCACCGGCTTTGCATCAGGTTCGGCTTCCCATTCGGGGTTGAACATGATGTAGGGGCGCGGATCTTCTTCGCCAGGAATGGCGGTGTCGATCACGACCAAGCGGATGTTCTTGCCAATCTGCGGGGCGGCAAGGCCGCAACCCGGAGCCTCGTACATGGTTTCGAGCATGTCCTTGGCGAGCTGGCGCAGTTCGGGTGTAATCTCGGTGATGGGCTCGCACTTTTTGCGGAGCACCGGATCGCCGTAAGTTTTGATTTCTAGAAGAGCCATGGATTACTTCTTTTCTTCGGTCTTGGCGGCCGGGGCGGTTTCTGCGTTCAGAACGCGGAGAATGGCGGACTTTTCAAAATCGATAATGGTGGTAGAACCCGTGCGCACAGAGATCGTGGTGCCGGTTTCGTCGATGTTGGTGACGGTACCGATAATGCCTGCGGTGGTAATCACCTTGTCACCCTTCTTGAGGGCCTTGCGCATTTCTTCCATCTTCTTCATTTCCTTGTTCTTCGGACGAATGAAGAAAAGCCACATCACCACGAACAAGAGGATGAGCGGCAAGAAGCTGCCAATGGCGCTCGGCTGCTGTTCGGGAGCAGCTTCTTCGGCGA encodes the following:
- a CDS encoding tRNA (N(6)-L-threonylcarbamoyladenosine(37)-C(2))-methylthiotransferase, which gives rise to MEGAPNKPLLAVISQGCAANFGDGEKIARVFTDEYHIVFGMPEVKASDAQKPQAFVLNVCTVKGNAGALKLLREALSSAPDAKIFITGCAPKDFREEASKITDKILYTSLKELGQGKLTLKRVQGDRDGNKTLRESSLVGIVNIEEGCLDACAYCSTRLVKGRLHSYPAADIIQQVKSLVNDGCVEIQLTGQDCGCYGFDTGTNLAELVQQILEEIPGNYKIRLGMGNPRHMMLYLDKLIECFKDERVYKFIHLPVQSGSENILKAMNRKHSADDYVMLAEAFNQFPLFTLSTDMIVGFPGESEQDFQCTLDILEKTRPTVCNITRFVARPNTPAYNMAGAVPDEVKHIRSAALAEAFQRIAAENNARWIGQTETVVIEKPGYRKGTYIARNAAYRPVAITSDRPLQPGERFTVTITDAEPFALIGRIN
- the yajC gene encoding preprotein translocase subunit YajC, yielding MKLSALLVTLSSIAAFAEEAAPEQQPSAIGSFLPLILLFVVMWLFFIRPKNKEMKKMEEMRKALKKGDKVITTAGIIGTVTNIDETGTTISVRTGSTTIIDFEKSAILRVLNAETAPAAKTEEKK
- a CDS encoding fibro-slime domain-containing protein — translated: MKLNSVKRVALSAALFGLVGTVTSQAVPVDPENQRELDIIIRDFSVVHPDFENFQEEAYNSINHGGECIGKSCVGEFPSTWNITYSADAEWTTRRSNYPLYGCGNTQTPEYGVAVGVNGYPHDIKTPSGAESTTPDYVRSVIDQTGYAWYGEFKDCAYDAKLNPLGLKVMRGLVADLCSDASGTWSAKMKDDQKSCSKTCKTHSWSQIVYTTPGMVKQKLVFPPDPGNCSADDPSKCALDMYEPIIEKNRPACDNGYFEQWYLDVPGTNMRTNTILTLDKDAADPAYFEIDRNWNNGGYFPLDSLDDNQLRVMNNNALVFPFMKENQFGPQSLSIFCPPYSYQWASSQTDYLGSETSALCDAWLASGGPKNPDAAIAAALSGAGKNGNMGLRHLRNYGFTMMGYAAFKYKKGKKEVFKFTGDDDMWIFVDGVLVVDLGGTHLAAAGTADMDYLSQMGHGCHAGDPLFDSCAVKLASDGSWLDESWHHLHFFYADRQSDGSNLRIRSSLSELAPSRYGQPAIGSVSAKLDSNGNQTVTMFLNTTLNPETVQNLATFGSTVPAIIVMRTETDPATGVKTTKTYGYYVTSVKEGASMGSAGVQYTFEGVLMDENGQIAENPIIVGGDKIAFNSPYDQEFVNSDEYGIQKADYAAQGVDEATWNSLIAWNKKMTFKITSSSGKSVVGYPDTPEDWPNAEFRAPTIISPFVLDSAIVRPDFTNQANILTNIAESHDGELPLDYTGDLLFTSVPSGVGKDNNPLALTSDEKKLFSQTSADGSVNGVTKAYVGGKESATSMCYSANGTESCFSVSYPVMGPFRINVRVFDHLGHFVSQYQKSMNEDQFHAALGAAQGSCDDGSKYYGETGAGFISVKMYPVSQNGRAVATGPYIYQVTFIQEAYRPCIKSGNGTYAQTVYYSRTSETYRRGYKRAKNK
- a CDS encoding SpoIID/LytB domain-containing protein; the encoded protein is MDCKNVIARSEATKQSIFHSSLFILPILAFCASFALADDDFDLPDDVQKAEVPANAEEITDGPVNFAPIEETTTSEPAPANNSPENISSKKVAPAASAKSDSSYKEKKKRTPLNSKSAKAIADSYLPPPPEEPPVTAKPAVKSESKPKVEQKAPVAEASVTDVPAAFKEHLIPEELDRPLRVGIYTGVKELFLKYQGETVRVTPHGNMVRFEADGNSTEDIAHEFNSEDGGCLAVAADKKSLGKACYPGSIMFRNTNGKLDAINSVDVEDYLRGVIPYEIGKLDSSRIEALKAQAVAARTYAYKHFNSRESVGFDVYADTKDQVYKGLESATPLTDAAVKATAGVVMTYGGEFIIAYYHSTCGGVTETLATWNRADLPYLKSVPDMRPNGKPWCDESSYIKWERRFADKEIAKLFKTNATEAKAVFGSTNGKDFKKVKSIKIKDKLKSGRIMTLRVETDKGYFDVLTDRTRWLFKKAGTILPSSFFTVKKEGKEWVVTGTGFGHGVGMCQMGVRARAQAGQSYQEILSHYYQGITLEKFDR
- the def gene encoding peptide deformylase, whose translation is MALLEIKTYGDPVLRKKCEPITEITPELRQLAKDMLETMYEAPGCGLAAPQIGKNIRLVVIDTAIPGEEDPRPYIMFNPEWEAEPDAKPVPYDEGCLSVPDIFCNVIRPDKVCVRFFDINGEPQELHDCDGLFGRCIQHETDHLNGDLFVDKISTADRTMNQSKLRKMAKDTQAKLKKR